A section of the Chryseobacterium scophthalmum genome encodes:
- a CDS encoding DUF2071 domain-containing protein, with product MKIPTIHGYIDRRILINFTADPKAVEKIIPFPFRPKLYKGKAIVGICLIRLKNIKPKGFPDFIGVNSENGAHRIAVEWDENGETKSGVYIPRRDTSLKLNTLVGGRIFPGKHYYAKFNVQEDKGNYHIDFKSSDDTEILIDAIETKSFNNNSIFENLNNASDFFESGDLGYSPNKGKFNHLMFKM from the coding sequence ATGAAAATACCGACGATACACGGATATATTGATAGACGAATTTTAATCAATTTCACTGCTGACCCAAAAGCTGTGGAAAAAATTATTCCGTTTCCGTTTAGACCAAAACTTTATAAAGGCAAAGCTATTGTGGGAATTTGCTTAATCCGACTGAAAAATATTAAACCAAAAGGATTTCCTGATTTTATTGGAGTTAATTCAGAAAATGGAGCACATAGAATTGCAGTTGAGTGGGACGAAAACGGAGAAACTAAATCGGGAGTTTATATTCCTCGTAGAGACACTTCACTTAAACTAAATACCCTTGTAGGTGGAAGAATATTTCCAGGTAAACATTATTACGCAAAATTTAACGTACAAGAAGACAAGGGAAATTATCATATTGATTTTAAAAGTTCGGATGACACTGAGATTTTGATTGACGCAATTGAAACAAAGTCCTTTAACAATAATTCAATTTTTGAAAACTTAAATAATGCTTCTGATTTTTTTGAAAGCGGAGATTTAGGTTACTCCCCTAACAAAGGGAAGTTCAACCACTTGATGTTCAAAATGTAA
- the lipB gene encoding lipoyl(octanoyl) transferase LipB — translation MNTHQNKVVEFEDLGIKEYQPSWDYQEKLMKDIIDIKVKNRDLPAEQHLTTPNHFLLVEHPHVYTLGKSGHEENMLAGIDKLKEIDATFVKVNRGGDITYHGYGQIVGYPVLDLENFFTDIHKYMRNLEEVIIRTIAEYGLKGERSPGETGVWLDVGKPYARKICAMGVKASRWVTLHGFALNINTDMRYFEYIIPCGIKDKQVASLKRELEREITPQEMEDIKAKIRKHFVDVFEAELVVKA, via the coding sequence ATGAATACACATCAGAATAAAGTCGTAGAATTTGAAGATTTAGGCATCAAAGAATATCAGCCCTCTTGGGATTATCAGGAAAAACTGATGAAAGATATTATTGATATTAAAGTTAAAAACAGGGATCTCCCTGCCGAGCAACATCTTACCACGCCCAATCATTTTCTTTTGGTAGAGCATCCTCACGTTTATACACTCGGTAAAAGCGGTCATGAAGAAAATATGCTTGCCGGAATCGATAAACTGAAAGAAATAGATGCCACTTTTGTAAAAGTTAATCGTGGCGGTGACATTACCTATCACGGTTACGGACAAATCGTCGGTTATCCGGTTTTAGATCTTGAAAATTTCTTCACAGACATTCACAAATACATGAGAAATCTTGAAGAAGTGATCATCAGAACTATTGCCGAATACGGATTGAAAGGCGAACGTTCTCCCGGAGAAACCGGAGTTTGGCTGGATGTAGGAAAACCTTACGCCAGAAAGATCTGTGCGATGGGAGTAAAAGCTTCTCGTTGGGTTACCCTTCATGGTTTTGCCTTAAACATCAATACCGACATGCGTTATTTTGAATACATCATTCCTTGTGGTATCAAAGACAAACAGGTAGCTTCTCTAAAAAGAGAACTGGAAAGAGAGATTACTCCCCAAGAAATGGAAGATATTAAAGCCAAGATCAGAAAGCATTTTGTGGATGTTTTTGAGGCAGAGTTGGTTGTGAAAGCTTAA
- the trpA gene encoding tryptophan synthase subunit alpha, protein MKKLNIYFTAGIPQLEDTSEIIKLIQNSGAEMMEIGMPYSDPVADGPVIQKAHELALNNGMTISTLLSQLRSIKEEIKIPIILMGYINPVLSFGFENFCRECSESGVSGLIIPDLPPIEFEKNYQQILEKYNLNFTFLVTPETSDERILYLDSLSSGFLYAVSSSSTTGNENAVLKNEEYLSRLASLPLKNPVMIGFGIKSKEDFENVTQKADGGIIGTAFVNILLQNRDWKTKAIDFIHSIRA, encoded by the coding sequence ATGAAAAAACTAAACATCTACTTCACAGCAGGAATTCCACAACTGGAAGATACCTCTGAAATTATAAAACTGATTCAAAATTCGGGAGCTGAAATGATGGAAATCGGGATGCCATATTCTGACCCTGTTGCTGATGGTCCTGTCATTCAAAAAGCCCATGAACTGGCTTTAAATAACGGAATGACAATTTCAACTTTACTTTCTCAACTGAGATCTATTAAAGAGGAAATTAAAATTCCAATTATATTAATGGGATACATCAATCCGGTATTGAGTTTCGGGTTTGAAAATTTTTGCAGAGAATGTTCTGAAAGTGGAGTTTCAGGTTTAATTATTCCTGATTTACCGCCGATTGAATTTGAAAAAAATTATCAGCAAATTTTAGAAAAATACAATTTAAATTTTACGTTTTTGGTAACTCCCGAAACTTCAGATGAAAGAATTTTATATTTGGATTCTTTAAGTTCAGGGTTTTTGTATGCGGTAAGTTCTTCATCCACAACAGGAAATGAGAATGCTGTTCTAAAAAACGAAGAATACCTTTCCAGGCTTGCCTCTCTCCCACTCAAAAATCCTGTAATGATAGGTTTTGGAATTAAATCTAAAGAAGATTTTGAAAACGTTACCCAAAAAGCAGACGGCGGAATCATCGGTACTGCTTTCGTCAACATCCTTCTGCAAAATAGAGATTGGAAGACCAAAGCCATAGATTTCATCCATTCCATAAGAGCGTAA
- the trpB gene encoding tryptophan synthase subunit beta, whose product MIKTNYKNPDEQGYYGEFGGAFIPEMLYPNVEELQKNYLEIIESEEFQNEYQDLLKNYVGRATPLYLAKNLSEKYKTQIYLKREDLNHTGAHKINNALGQVLLAKRLGKHRIIAETGAGQHGVATATACALLGLECIVYMGEIDIARQAPNVARMKMLGATVVPATSGSKTLKDAVNEALRDWINNSTTTHYVIGSVVGPHPFPDLVARFQSVISKEIKEQLFEHIGRENPDYVIACVGGGSNAAGTFYHFVEEENVKIIAAEAGGFGVDSGKSAATTFLGTLGVLHGSKSLVMQTKDGQVIEPHSISAGLDYPGIGPFHAHLFKENRAEFFSINDDEALQSAFDLTKLEGIIPALESAHALAVLDKKKFNENDIVVICLSGRGDKDMETYLKNL is encoded by the coding sequence ATGATTAAAACAAATTATAAAAATCCAGACGAACAAGGCTATTACGGAGAATTCGGCGGTGCTTTCATCCCCGAAATGCTTTATCCGAATGTAGAAGAACTGCAAAAAAATTATCTTGAAATCATAGAATCTGAAGAATTTCAAAATGAATATCAGGATTTGTTGAAAAACTATGTAGGTCGTGCTACTCCATTATATTTGGCGAAAAATTTAAGCGAAAAATATAAAACTCAGATTTATTTAAAAAGAGAAGACCTCAACCATACCGGAGCACATAAGATCAACAATGCTTTGGGACAGGTTTTGTTGGCAAAACGTTTGGGAAAGCATAGGATCATTGCCGAAACAGGAGCCGGACAACACGGAGTTGCTACTGCTACAGCGTGTGCACTTCTTGGTTTGGAATGTATCGTTTACATGGGCGAGATCGACATTGCAAGACAGGCTCCGAATGTTGCGAGAATGAAAATGCTTGGAGCAACCGTCGTTCCTGCAACTTCTGGTTCAAAAACCTTGAAAGATGCCGTGAATGAAGCGTTAAGAGACTGGATCAACAACTCGACAACCACTCATTACGTTATCGGAAGTGTGGTTGGTCCGCATCCGTTTCCCGATTTGGTGGCGAGATTTCAATCTGTGATTTCAAAAGAGATTAAAGAACAACTTTTTGAACACATTGGAAGAGAAAACCCTGATTATGTTATCGCCTGTGTTGGTGGCGGAAGTAATGCTGCAGGAACTTTCTATCATTTTGTAGAGGAAGAAAATGTAAAAATTATTGCTGCAGAAGCCGGAGGTTTTGGAGTCGATTCAGGGAAATCTGCTGCGACAACTTTTCTGGGAACTTTGGGCGTTTTACACGGAAGTAAAAGCTTGGTGATGCAAACAAAAGACGGACAGGTCATTGAACCCCACTCTATTTCTGCAGGTTTAGATTACCCCGGAATTGGACCTTTTCATGCGCATTTATTTAAAGAAAACCGAGCAGAATTTTTCAGCATCAACGATGATGAAGCTTTGCAATCTGCTTTTGATTTAACCAAATTGGAAGGAATTATCCCTGCTTTGGAAAGTGCTCATGCCTTGGCCGTTTTAGATAAAAAGAAATTTAACGAAAATGATATTGTTGTTATTTGTTTGAGCGGTCGTGGTGACAAGGATATGGAAACTTACTTAAAAAACTTGTAA
- a CDS encoding OsmC family protein, producing MKNHQYKSKIKWTGNTGESTKNYRSYERSYTISVDGKAEIKGSSDPAFLGNPDLHNPEDLLLASVSSCHLLWYLHFCSVNDILVLEYLDFAEGTMIESENGSGKFTEIILKPKILVAEKEMIEKAIELHQKANEYCFIANSLNFEVKHQPEINYKND from the coding sequence ATGAAAAACCATCAATACAAATCAAAAATAAAATGGACGGGAAACACCGGTGAATCAACAAAAAACTATCGTTCGTATGAAAGAAGTTATACCATATCGGTGGATGGAAAAGCTGAAATAAAAGGTTCTTCAGACCCTGCATTTTTAGGGAATCCAGACCTTCATAATCCTGAAGATTTGCTGTTGGCTTCCGTTTCTTCGTGTCATCTTTTGTGGTATTTACATTTTTGTTCGGTCAATGACATTCTTGTTTTAGAATATCTAGATTTTGCAGAAGGAACAATGATAGAAAGCGAAAACGGCAGTGGAAAGTTCACAGAAATTATCCTAAAACCCAAAATTTTGGTTGCCGAAAAAGAAATGATAGAAAAAGCAATCGAACTTCATCAGAAAGCAAATGAATATTGCTTTATTGCCAATTCATTGAATTTTGAAGTAAAACATCAACCTGAAATTAATTACAAAAATGATTAA
- a CDS encoding phosphoribosylanthranilate isomerase, whose product MIENQQPSTENPQPKLKVCGLTQLGQIRELVALKIDFIGFIFYEKSPRYVLNHLNLDEISEINHQGKVGVFVNENIDKIIEFAEKADLNFIQLHGDESDDFILELRKKLNPEVGIIKVIRIGSDFVIPTKEESLERFFTSLRSIQNDIVYILFDTDSKAFGGTGKTFDWNILNEIKIPLPYFLSGGISWENFHQLKTINQQPFALDINSKFEIEPGIKDLEKIKEFLSLIKY is encoded by the coding sequence ATGATTGAGAACCAACAACCATCAACAGAAAATCCTCAACCAAAACTCAAAGTTTGCGGGCTGACTCAACTTGGTCAAATTCGTGAATTAGTGGCATTAAAAATTGATTTTATCGGTTTTATTTTCTACGAAAAATCACCGAGATATGTTCTGAATCATTTAAATTTAGATGAAATATCAGAAATAAATCATCAAGGAAAAGTTGGGGTTTTTGTCAATGAGAATATAGATAAGATAATAGAGTTTGCCGAAAAAGCAGATTTAAATTTTATTCAACTTCACGGCGATGAGAGTGATGATTTTATTTTGGAATTGAGAAAAAAATTAAATCCTGAAGTTGGAATTATAAAAGTGATACGAATCGGCTCTGACTTTGTCATTCCGACGAAGGAGGAATCTCTTGAAAGATTCTTCACTTCACTTCGTTCCATTCAGAATGACATTGTGTATATTCTTTTCGATACCGATTCTAAAGCATTTGGCGGAACAGGAAAAACTTTCGACTGGAATATTCTCAACGAAATAAAAATTCCACTTCCCTATTTTTTAAGCGGCGGAATTTCTTGGGAAAACTTCCATCAACTAAAAACCATCAACCAACAACCATTTGCTTTAGACATCAATTCAAAATTTGAAATAGAGCCTGGAATTAAAGATTTAGAAAAAATAAAAGAATTTTTATCATTAATAAAATATTAA
- the trpC gene encoding indole-3-glycerol phosphate synthase TrpC, whose product MNILDKIIARKKQEIKDSKSKISLQQLKDSDFFGRKSFSLKKTLKSKSGIIAEFKRQSPSKGIINNQILPLEVASAYEKFGASGISILTDKDFFGGSFDDILSVRDHIQIPILRKDFMVDEYQFYEAKSIGADVILLIAACLSPNQVLEFTELSHKLGLEVLLEIHTEEELQHINKSIDFVGINNRNLKDFKVDLQHSVNLKNQLPENILSVAESGIYNEDDFKYLKEKGFNGFLMGEYFMKNENPGNKFSEFVSNVKI is encoded by the coding sequence ATGAACATTTTAGATAAAATCATAGCAAGAAAAAAACAGGAAATAAAAGATTCAAAGTCTAAAATTTCTTTGCAGCAATTGAAAGATTCAGATTTTTTTGGAAGAAAAAGTTTTTCTCTGAAAAAAACTTTAAAATCAAAATCAGGAATTATTGCAGAATTTAAAAGACAATCGCCTTCAAAAGGGATTATTAATAATCAAATTTTGCCTTTAGAAGTGGCTTCAGCTTATGAAAAATTTGGGGCAAGCGGAATTTCTATCCTTACTGATAAAGATTTTTTCGGCGGAAGTTTTGATGATATTTTGAGTGTAAGAGATCATATCCAAATTCCGATTCTGCGAAAAGATTTTATGGTTGATGAATATCAGTTTTATGAAGCAAAATCAATCGGTGCAGATGTAATTTTGTTGATTGCCGCTTGTCTTTCACCCAATCAGGTTTTAGAGTTTACAGAACTTTCTCATAAATTAGGATTAGAAGTTTTATTGGAAATTCATACTGAAGAAGAACTTCAACATATCAATAAAAGCATTGATTTTGTAGGCATCAACAACAGAAATTTAAAAGATTTTAAAGTTGATTTACAACATTCTGTCAATCTAAAAAATCAGCTACCTGAAAATATTTTATCTGTTGCAGAAAGTGGAATTTATAACGAAGATGATTTTAAATATTTAAAAGAAAAAGGGTTTAATGGATTTTTGATGGGAGAATATTTTATGAAAAATGAAAATCCCGGAAACAAATTCTCTGAATTCGTTTCTAATGTAAAAATATAA
- a CDS encoding GIY-YIG nuclease family protein, with amino-acid sequence MKILGTHNYYVYILTNYNKTVLYVGITNDLKTRMYHHKNPSAENKLHFTTKYKCFNLVYYEHFQDVEQAIAREKQIKGYSRMKKESDQKY; translated from the coding sequence ATGAAAATATTAGGAACGCATAATTATTATGTTTACATATTAACAAATTATAATAAAACTGTTCTTTATGTAGGTATAACAAATGATTTAAAAACAAGAATGTATCATCATAAAAATCCATCAGCAGAAAATAAACTCCATTTTACAACAAAGTATAAATGTTTTAATCTTGTTTATTATGAACATTTTCAAGATGTAGAACAAGCAATTGCTAGAGAAAAACAAATAAAAGGCTATTCAAGAATGAAGAAAGAATCTGATCAAAAGTATTAA
- the trpD gene encoding anthranilate phosphoribosyltransferase produces the protein MKEILEYLFNHHTLSKSQAKAIMIEIAQNKFNATEVTSFISIFLMRNITLEELKGFREALLQMAVPVNLNSNDSIDIVGTGGDGKNTINISTLASFVVAGTGQKVTKHGNYGASTVTGSSNVLEALGYQFKKTSDELNQDLEKANICFLHAPYFHPALQSVGALRKSLGLRTFFNLLGPLVNPAKPQFSVIGVYNLEIARIYQYLLQKENQEFVLVHGMDGYDEISLTQDSKIITKSGENIYSAEDLGFKPVDAENIQAGKTIEETAKIFKNILEGKGTDSQNAVVLVNAAVALFHTQKFGTYEDCLLTAKESLESGKALKGLELLLD, from the coding sequence ATGAAAGAAATATTAGAATACCTCTTCAATCATCACACTTTGTCAAAATCGCAGGCAAAAGCTATTATGATTGAGATTGCTCAAAATAAATTTAACGCTACTGAAGTCACTTCCTTTATCAGTATTTTTCTAATGCGAAATATTACCTTGGAAGAATTGAAAGGTTTTAGAGAAGCACTTCTTCAAATGGCGGTTCCAGTTAATTTAAATTCCAATGACAGCATCGACATTGTAGGAACCGGTGGTGATGGAAAAAATACCATCAACATTTCTACTTTAGCAAGTTTTGTTGTTGCAGGAACTGGACAAAAAGTAACCAAACACGGAAATTACGGTGCATCAACCGTTACGGGTTCATCCAATGTTTTAGAAGCTTTAGGTTATCAGTTCAAAAAAACGTCAGACGAACTTAATCAGGATTTAGAAAAAGCGAATATCTGTTTTCTTCACGCTCCATATTTTCATCCAGCGTTGCAATCTGTCGGAGCTTTACGAAAATCTTTAGGCTTGCGAACTTTTTTTAATTTACTTGGTCCGTTAGTAAATCCTGCAAAACCACAGTTTTCTGTGATTGGAGTTTATAATTTAGAGATTGCAAGAATATATCAATATTTGCTTCAGAAAGAAAATCAGGAATTTGTTTTAGTTCATGGAATGGATGGATACGACGAAATCAGCCTTACTCAAGACAGTAAGATCATTACAAAAAGCGGTGAAAATATTTATTCCGCAGAAGATTTAGGTTTTAAACCTGTTGATGCTGAAAACATACAGGCAGGAAAAACCATAGAAGAAACGGCAAAAATTTTCAAAAATATACTAGAAGGGAAAGGTACAGATTCGCAAAATGCTGTGGTTTTGGTCAATGCAGCGGTTGCTTTATTCCACACCCAAAAATTTGGAACCTACGAAGACTGTCTTTTAACTGCTAAGGAAAGCTTGGAAAGCGGAAAGGCATTAAAAGGTCTTGAATTGCTATTGGATTAA
- a CDS encoding endonuclease/exonuclease/phosphatase family protein, which translates to MKIISWNLERPKKNQFTKINHIKNLVKAENADIIIVTESNYCVNFGEEYFVVQTDMLPTFHDNQNYFEGENRVSIYSKFPIKKQIPTYDSLTSVCGLIETNFGELIIYGSIIGSFGGNGFHFENDLEQQKKDIQNLHGNICFSGDFNISFSGWKYPSQKVINEVKDFFNVQNLKIITENNKDSAIHTVINNEFLTDKVYTTRMIEIDRNLSDHNLVICEISKQNQ; encoded by the coding sequence ATGAAAATCATAAGCTGGAATCTTGAACGTCCAAAGAAAAATCAGTTCACTAAAATTAATCATATTAAAAATCTGGTAAAAGCTGAAAATGCAGATATCATTATTGTGACTGAAAGTAACTATTGCGTCAATTTTGGCGAAGAATATTTTGTTGTGCAAACAGATATGTTGCCTACTTTTCATGATAATCAAAACTATTTTGAAGGGGAAAATAGAGTCAGTATCTATTCAAAATTCCCAATCAAAAAACAAATTCCAACTTATGATTCACTTACAAGCGTTTGTGGATTAATTGAAACAAATTTCGGAGAATTAATTATTTACGGAAGCATTATCGGAAGTTTTGGAGGAAACGGGTTTCACTTTGAAAACGATTTAGAACAGCAGAAAAAAGACATTCAAAATTTACATGGTAACATTTGCTTTTCAGGAGATTTTAATATCTCGTTTTCTGGCTGGAAATATCCAAGCCAAAAAGTAATTAACGAAGTAAAAGATTTTTTTAATGTTCAAAATCTGAAAATAATTACTGAAAATAACAAAGACAGTGCTATACATACTGTAATAAATAACGAATTTTTGACTGATAAAGTTTATACAACAAGAATGATAGAAATTGACAGAAATCTATCCGACCACAATTTAGTTATCTGCGAAATTTCAAAACAAAATCAATAA
- a CDS encoding anthranilate synthase component II, whose amino-acid sequence MTNINPSTKTLVFDNYDSFTYNLVQMIEQILNQKVDVYRNDEISLEEIEKYDKIILSPGPGIPEEAGILLDVIKKYAPTKSILGVCLGQQAIAEAFGGSLINLTEIFHGVATEAIQISNHKIFNDLPPTLEVGRYHSWAVNPENFPEELEITSTDSKGMIMSLKHKTFDVHGVQYHPESILTPDGKKIIENFLND is encoded by the coding sequence ATGACAAATATAAACCCATCAACTAAAACCCTCGTATTCGACAACTACGACAGCTTTACCTACAACCTTGTTCAGATGATTGAGCAAATTCTGAATCAAAAAGTTGATGTTTACCGAAATGATGAAATTTCGTTAGAAGAAATCGAAAAATATGATAAAATCATTCTTTCTCCAGGACCAGGAATTCCCGAAGAAGCCGGAATTTTATTGGATGTAATCAAAAAATACGCTCCAACAAAAAGCATTTTAGGAGTTTGCCTTGGTCAACAGGCAATTGCTGAAGCTTTTGGAGGCAGTTTAATCAATCTCACAGAAATTTTTCATGGTGTGGCAACAGAGGCAATTCAAATAAGTAATCATAAAATTTTCAATGATTTACCCCCAACTTTAGAAGTCGGGAGATATCACAGTTGGGCAGTAAATCCAGAAAATTTCCCTGAAGAATTGGAAATTACCAGTACAGACAGCAAAGGAATGATTATGAGCTTGAAACATAAAACATTTGATGTTCATGGCGTTCAATATCATCCTGAAAGTATTTTAACTCCCGATGGAAAGAAAATTATAGAAAATTTTCTTAATGATTAA
- a CDS encoding anthranilate synthase component I family protein, producing MFNNTINIKTTSKKTLGDLQTPMNIYLQIRDKFRNTILLESSDAKNIDNNFSFIAINAIAGIEIKNLHEYEIKFPNENPEKKSLENIEVTQLLNDFSKVFVCEKTNDNIEKTAQSLFGYTSFEAVPLFENISFKPQSKEVEIPILRYRLYQYVIAINHFNDEMHLIENQIDGVRSEMLLLQDLIKNKNALVYPFEKDSSETSNLTDEEYLELVDKAQKHCKRGDVFQLVLSRRFEQKFKGDEFNVYRALRNINPSPYLFFFDYGNYKLFGSSPESQLIIKNNKAIIHPIAGTFKRSGDFETDLQSAEALKKDPKENAEHTMLVDLARNDLGKKGKNVTVTKLKEIQLFSHVIHMVSEVTAELEENTNPFDIVSDTFPQGTLSGAPKYKALQLINEYEKDSRGYYGGCIGMIGLNGDCNQAIMIRTFLSKNNTLFYQAGAGLVAKSIPQNELEEVNNKLNALKKAVEKAERLV from the coding sequence ATGTTTAATAATACAATCAATATAAAAACCACCTCAAAAAAAACATTGGGAGACCTGCAAACTCCGATGAATATCTATCTTCAGATAAGAGATAAATTTCGCAATACCATTTTGCTTGAAAGCTCAGATGCAAAAAATATCGATAATAACTTTTCTTTCATTGCGATAAACGCAATTGCCGGAATTGAAATCAAAAATCTTCATGAATATGAAATCAAATTCCCCAATGAAAATCCTGAGAAAAAATCGTTAGAAAACATAGAAGTTACGCAATTGCTAAACGATTTTTCTAAAGTTTTTGTTTGTGAAAAAACCAATGATAACATAGAAAAAACCGCTCAAAGTCTTTTTGGATACACAAGTTTTGAAGCCGTTCCGCTTTTTGAAAATATCAGTTTTAAACCTCAAAGCAAAGAAGTTGAAATCCCTATTCTTCGTTACAGATTATATCAATATGTGATTGCCATCAATCATTTTAATGATGAAATGCACCTTATCGAAAATCAAATTGATGGCGTAAGGTCTGAAATGCTGTTGTTACAGGATTTAATTAAAAATAAAAATGCACTCGTTTATCCATTTGAAAAAGACAGCTCCGAAACCTCAAATCTTACTGATGAAGAATATTTGGAGCTCGTAGACAAAGCTCAGAAACATTGTAAGAGAGGCGATGTTTTTCAACTGGTTTTGAGCAGAAGGTTTGAGCAGAAATTTAAAGGCGACGAATTTAACGTTTATCGTGCTTTGAGAAATATCAATCCATCGCCTTATCTATTCTTTTTTGACTACGGAAACTATAAACTATTTGGTTCAAGCCCTGAAAGCCAACTAATTATTAAAAACAACAAAGCCATCATCCATCCCATTGCAGGTACTTTTAAAAGAAGCGGCGATTTTGAAACCGATTTACAATCTGCAGAAGCCCTAAAAAAAGACCCAAAAGAAAATGCAGAACACACAATGTTGGTAGATTTAGCCAGAAACGATTTAGGAAAAAAAGGAAAAAATGTAACCGTAACCAAATTGAAAGAAATTCAGCTTTTCTCTCACGTTATTCACATGGTAAGTGAAGTTACTGCTGAGTTGGAAGAGAATACCAATCCTTTTGACATTGTTTCTGATACCTTCCCACAGGGAACTTTAAGCGGAGCGCCAAAATACAAAGCCCTTCAACTTATTAATGAATACGAAAAAGATTCGCGCGGTTATTACGGCGGTTGCATCGGAATGATTGGTTTGAATGGCGATTGCAATCAGGCAATTATGATTAGAACATTTTTAAGCAAGAATAACACTTTATTTTATCAGGCTGGAGCAGGTTTGGTTGCAAAATCAATCCCTCAAAATGAACTGGAAGAAGTTAATAATAAACTAAATGCTTTGAAAAAAGCGGTTGAAAAAGCGGAGAGATTAGTTTAA
- a CDS encoding c-type cytochrome, which translates to MKKLFLTGLISLFIVSCSKKEDSQALSTDSTDISTPVNNNISGKDLIEGSDCMACHNAVERTIGPSYKEIAEKYSEKDIEILASKIIEGGSGVWGSVPMQPHPQVSKDDAKKMVEYILSQKK; encoded by the coding sequence ATGAAAAAACTGTTTTTGACAGGATTGATAAGCTTATTTATTGTTTCCTGTTCTAAAAAAGAAGATTCACAAGCTTTATCAACAGATTCTACAGATATTTCGACTCCTGTAAATAACAATATTTCAGGGAAAGATTTAATTGAAGGTTCTGATTGTATGGCTTGTCATAATGCTGTGGAAAGAACGATAGGCCCGTCTTATAAAGAAATTGCCGAAAAATATTCTGAAAAAGATATCGAAATCTTGGCTTCAAAAATTATTGAAGGCGGAAGCGGTGTTTGGGGAAGCGTACCTATGCAACCACACCCACAAGTTTCTAAAGATGACGCAAAAAAAATGGTAGAATATATTTTAAGTCAGAAGAAATAA